The following is a genomic window from Neurospora crassa OR74A linkage group III, whole genome shotgun sequence.
GGTCCGCTTCTATTCGACAAATCCATTGTCAACTCGCCCTACCTTCCATTCCAGTACAACTACAACGATGCTATCCCTACTTCTAGATACTATGCCTTCGCTCAAGCTGCCGGTTGTCCCAGCAGTGGGGACGTGTTCGCCTGTCTTCAAAGCAAAGATTCGGCCACACTACAACAAGCTAACTACGTTGTCACTAACCAAGCTCCTCATGGCTACTGGGCTTTCTACCCCGTCACCGACCACGCCTACATTATGAGTCTTGCCAGCCAACAGCTTGCCGACAAGCAAGTGAACGGTATGAAGCTTCTCGTTGGGTTCAATGCTAACGAAGGCCCTCTGTTTGTCCCCAACAACATCGACACCGAGTCACAACTCGCCGAATGGCTCAAGGTGGAGTTTCCCAAGTTGTCCGCGACCCAAATCAACTCCATCCTCACCGCGAACCCCAACAGTAACCCAACTAACCGCGCGGGCCCCTTCTTTGAAACGAACGGTCTTTCCGGCGCCAACGCGCTGAACATGTCTGGTGGTGCCAACGGCCAACAACAGCGCGGCTACAACATCTACGCCGAAGCCACCTTTGTCTGCCCAGCCTACTGGTTTGCCTCTGCATTCACCGGCTCTAGCGCTAAGAAGGCCTACACATACCAATACTCCGTCCCCTTTGCCCGGCACGGCACCGACATCGCCGGCTACTTTGGTCCGCAGACCGAGAACCAATCTAACGACTTCGTTCTTGCCTTCCGTCGCATCTGGGGTAACTTCATCATTACTGGcaacccatccatcaccaGCCTGCTCGCCAACGGACAGTCAACGGGGACTACGAGCGCACATCCTGTTGCGGCTTGGCCGGCTTGGACCGAGAGTGCTCCAAAGTTGGTGAATCTGAATGAGACAGGTGGTGTGCAGTACCAGGCACCGACGCAATGGGGTTTCAATGTGACGCAGTTCAAGGATCCCGGCTTAGAGAATGCTATTGCTATCGTGGATGCTAACTcgtgggagggagggagagggcagAGGTGCGCCTTCTGGAAGCAATTAGCTCCTAGCATTCCGGCGTAGATGACTGCATAAGGATGA
Proteins encoded in this region:
- a CDS encoding acetylcholinesterase gives rise to the protein MALVRYLAAHLAAAGLIVTGAVLASPFSNAVHDADIATDFVSELTQNITAFHQEHQQLPLHKHALVCSQSSSLTVDVGYAKYQGRQNSATGVNVWKGIRYATAARWQPPRLPPPHPNAPITQATKQSAQCPNSSPSVGGSSQIEDDEDCLFLNVYAPAKAQNLPALVWIHGGGYGLGNNVQDMTEIINANNQGFLVVSIQYRLGAFGFLASQEVKNKGVVNAGLLDQAFALAWVKLFICKFGGNPLAVTIAGESAGAGSVMYHNLAVNGTLGPLLFDKSIVNSPYLPFQYNYNDAIPTSRYYAFAQAAGCPSSGDVFACLQSKDSATLQQANYVVTNQAPHGYWAFYPVTDHAYIMSLASQQLADKQVNGMKLLVGFNANEGPLFVPNNIDTESQLAEWLKVEFPKLSATQINSILTANPNSNPTNRAGPFFETNGLSGANALNMSGGANGQQQRGYNIYAEATFVCPAYWFASAFTGSSAKKAYTYQYSVPFARHGTDIAGYFGPQTENQSNDFVLAFRRIWGNFIITGNPSITSLLANGQSTGTTSAHPVAAWPAWTESAPKLVNLNETGGVQYQAPTQWGFNVTQFKDPGLENAIAIVDANSWEGGRGQRCAFWKQLAPSIPA